The sequence TTACAGTACATTTACTAAGTGACTACAAAAAAATCCGCCTGAACTTTGGCGGATTTGCTAGTTATGAGCCACTATCATCAGCTGAAAATGGTAAAACGCTTATGAAAACTTATGTCGTTCAATCTGAAAAAAGAAGGCTACACGCATTATGCTATTGACCGAACATGCTTGTTGAATGCATCGGTTGTACACGTGTTTTTGGGTTGATATAATTCATGGCATTGTTTACTGCAGTAGGCGCTTCACCAAGTCCAGTAGCAATTAAAGCAACTTTACCAGGATAGGTACAAACATCACCCACCGCATAAATCCCCTTACGATTTGTTTCCATACGAGAGTTGACAACGATTGTGTTTTTTTCCAATTCTAACTCCCATGTCTTAATGGGGCCAAGCGTTGAAATAAAACCATAGTTGACGATAAAATCATCAATCTCAACAGCTGATTCTTCGCCTGATTTCATTTTTTTCAAAAGGACGCTTGTAAGATGTCCCGCATCGGCAATTGTTAAGTCTGTGGGTACATAAGGCGTAATCAACTTAACTGATGAATCTCGTAATCTTTGCACACTACTTTCGTGTGCACGAAAGGCATCACGTCGATGAATTAATGAAACGGATTGCGCAATCGGTTCTAACATTAACGCCCAATCCACAGCAGAATCGCCGCCGCCGCATATCGCAACGTTTTTCCCCGCAAAACGGTTCATATCTTTAATATAGTAATGCACGTGTTGACCTTCTAAAAGAGATGCGTTTTCGATATCAACACGACGTGGTTCAAACGCGCCGTTTCCGGCTGTTATAATAACTGTTTTCGATAAATGCACACCTTTATTTGTCACAAGTTGGACACAACCATCGTCGGTATGATTAAGTTCTAAAACCTCTTCTTCTAAACAAATGGTCGGTTTAAAGGACTCTGCTTGTTCAATTAATCTATCTGCTAATTCTTGAGCTTTTATCTTAGGAAATCCTGCCACATCATAGATGAATTTTTCAGGATAAAGCATTGAAAGTTGACCACCCAAAGTGGGGAGCGTCTCGATTATTTTAACTTTAGCGCTTCTTAAACCACCATAAAATGCTGAAAATAAACCAGCGGGTCCACCGCCGATAATTGTAATATCATATAGTTCTTCATGTAAATCCGTCAACGTAAATACCCCCATTTTAATAATATGATTCGAAAAAATAATCACTTTCTACATATAATACCATAAAAAAAAGTAAGGATAGGCGAATTTTGATTTTGATAAAAAATGAAATGTGACCATTAAATGAATTAATTATTCTCAAAGGCTTGAAAAGATATGTAAAAACCGATAGAATTGGTAATGGAAATGTGTTTTTTTAGTGTGAACGACATCTACACAAATATAATTATATGAAAAGAGTGATTTACAGTGGCGAAGAAGAAAATTGTCATTTTAGGTGCAGGTTACGGCGGTCTCCGTACTTTACGTAATCTTCAAAAAGCAAAACCAGATGCAGAAATTACAATCATTAACAAAAATGATTACCACTACGAAGCAACATGGTTACATGAAGTAGCGGCGGGAACGATTGAAGCTAACGATGCTTGTTTCCCAATTAAAGATCAAGTAAAAGGTGATACAAAATTCATCCAAGATGCAGTGGTAAAAGTGAACAAAGATGATAAAACTGTTGAATTAGAACAACATGGTCTTATCTCATACGATTACTTATTATTTGCTCTTGGTTTCGAATCAGAATCATTTGGTACACCAGGTGTTGAAGAATATACATTACCAATTGCTGATATTCCATCAACAAAACGTATTCGTGAGCAC comes from Brochothrix thermosphacta DSM 20171 = FSL F6-1036 and encodes:
- a CDS encoding NAD(P)/FAD-dependent oxidoreductase yields the protein MTDLHEELYDITIIGGGPAGLFSAFYGGLRSAKVKIIETLPTLGGQLSMLYPEKFIYDVAGFPKIKAQELADRLIEQAESFKPTICLEEEVLELNHTDDGCVQLVTNKGVHLSKTVIITAGNGAFEPRRVDIENASLLEGQHVHYYIKDMNRFAGKNVAICGGGDSAVDWALMLEPIAQSVSLIHRRDAFRAHESSVQRLRDSSVKLITPYVPTDLTIADAGHLTSVLLKKMKSGEESAVEIDDFIVNYGFISTLGPIKTWELELEKNTIVVNSRMETNRKGIYAVGDVCTYPGKVALIATGLGEAPTAVNNAMNYINPKTRVQPMHSTSMFGQ